A window of Stegostoma tigrinum isolate sSteTig4 unplaced genomic scaffold, sSteTig4.hap1 scaffold_316, whole genome shotgun sequence genomic DNA:
tacaccccctccctatctctgtcaccccctccagccccctacaccccctccctatctctgtcaccccctccatccccctacaccccgtccctatctctgtcaccccctccatccccctacaccccctccctatctctgtcaccccctccagctccctacaccccctccctatctctgtcaccccctccatccccctacaccccctccctatctctgtcaccccctccagccccctacaccccctccctatctctgtcaccccctccagccccctacaccccctccctatctctgtcaccccctccagccccctacacccccctccctatctctgtcaccccctccagccccctacaccccctccctatctctgtcaccccctccagccccctacacccttTACGTCGGTTCTGACTGAGAGCAATTATTCCCAAACAGACCTGAAGCCATGACAAGTGTAAGTGACCCTTCCCTGAGCTTATGACAATGAACCTCTAACAGCTCGTCAATTCTGACTGTTTGCACTTCGGCACTAACTGGCCCTGTGCTCTGAGTAATTGTGAATCATCCTGAAATGGCTGACAACATTTGCATCAGACTATGAGTGACCCCAAGCTGTGAAACTGATGCCCGTCAGGATCTAAGTGACCCCATTAAAGGCAATTTCCTTTAAACCTCCCTGAAGTGGCGACTAACAGCTCCTGAGCTCTACCTGAAGCAATTAGCCTGAAGCTGACCTTCTGCTAAGACAAATGCAGTTAACCCCTGACAGGCAGTGGGTTGCACGACCAGGCATCCAGCTTCTGAACGAGCCCCAGGCTCCCCTCTGACCGACTCGGCCCACCTTCATTCGGGTGACCACCTGTCGTTGCTTTCCTTTGCCAGGCCTCCACATTCTGCACGTGCTGTGCGACTGCGTCTACAGGGAGCAGCGGACCATTGTATCGTGGGAGGATGCTTACGATGGTGCCACCATAATGTACTACGACCTGGCAAACAAGAGCTTCGTAGCAACACAGCCTTTCGCGCAGGGACAGGCAGACAGACGCAATTCAAACGGAGACTTTGTTCAGTCCGTCCCTCAGCAGATTGGCAGCCTGTGTGAGAAAATTAAGCAAACAGCGATCTTAACACACGTCAGCCAGCGGCAAATAGGTAGGGCttctcttttttctttctttatttacaATATCAAGATCAGAGcagtgacactccctctctccatcaccgATGCACAGTGGGGGCTGAGctccaacactccctctctccaccactgatgcacagtggggGCTGAGGTTATTAGGAATGCTCGGCTAAgctccacatctctctctccctccatcatcGATGCACAGAAGCAGCTGGGCCTTTTTAGGAATGATCAGCTAAGGTCCAACACTCCCTCCTTCCACGACCGAGGCACAGCACAAGCTGGACTCATTAGGAATGCTCGGCTGAGCTCCAACACTGTACTGGGTCAAAttccctgaccctaaccctgtgACTAATGACAATTAACCTCTAAACTGACCCAATCCCATAAATAATATCAATCCCTAGACTGTCTGTACTGGGGAGGGTTAGGAGATAGAGCAGGGTCCTGAGGCCTGTGAAAGTGGGGGAAGGGTGGCTCATCAGCTGTTTGGGCGTCACTTTACGAAGAGCTGTAGTTTCTGACAACTGTAAACTCTAACCCCGTGCCACGTCTGGGTCCACAGCCCCCACGTCCGTCAGAGCGTTTATGGAGGAGCGGGCCGGGCAGAGGTCGCTGCTGTGTGAGGTGAGGAATTTTTTCCCAGCGGATATTACTGTGAGCTGGCTGAGAGACGGTGCGGTCGTCGCCGACAGTTCAGAGACGGTGACGGTCGTGCCTCAGAGGGATCGGACGTACCAGGCCTGGACCCGTCTcacgctgaggggtgacatggGCGGTTCGTATTTCTGCCAGGTGGAGCATCAGGCCATCACCGGGAAAGTCCTCATCCCGCTTGGTAAGATCCCAAGGAATGGCAGTCCCTGTCCCCCTTTCACCCACACTGTGCCAAATCTCCACACTAAACCCAAATATTTACACGTTCAACAAACAGGCCATCGTGGGGCACGCGGGCATCACTGGGAaggcatttgctgcccatcccttcccctctcccaccccTCCGATTGCCCCTTCTCAGTGTCTCAGAGGGGCAGTTAA
This region includes:
- the LOC125449998 gene encoding hereditary hemochromatosis protein homolog isoform X2, which produces MPALYQWALLTAVASVLEVTGSSGGLHILHVLCDCVYREQRTIVSWEDAYDGATIMYYDLANKSFVATQPFAQGQADRRNSNGDFVQSVPQQIGSLCEKIKQTAILTHVSQRQIAPTSVRAFMEERAGQRSLLCEVRNFFPADITVSWLRDGAVVADSSETVTVVPQRDRTYQAWTRLTLRGDMGGSYFCQVEHQAITGKVLIPLGCSRVCVNPTAKFTSRGGVPCRSNLCNSSVRSSSSDTSNTSTTSADNLTKTHA
- the LOC125449998 gene encoding SLA class II histocompatibility antigen, DQ haplotype C beta chain-like isoform X1, which codes for MPALYQWALLTAVASVLEVTGSSGGLHILHVLCDCVYREQRTIVSWEDAYDGATIMYYDLANKSFVATQPFAQGQADRRNSNGDFVQSVPQQIGSLCEKIKQTAILTHVSQRQIAPTSVRAFMEERAGQRSLLCEVRNFFPADITVSWLRDGAVVADSSETVTVVPQRDRTYQAWTRLTLRGDMGGSYFCQVEHQAITGKVLIPLESDATITSETALTIIGAVLGLLGLSFALVAAILYCRFFNRCSRVCVNPTAKFTSRGGVPCRSNLCNSSVRSSSSDTSNTSTTSADNLTKTHA